Proteins encoded in a region of the SAR324 cluster bacterium genome:
- a CDS encoding AbrB family transcriptional regulator has translation MALLTASVGSVAFLLLGIPLPLLLGPMAGCLIAALCRQPMEDMGVFSIFMRTFLGVAIGSSITPEVLHEFPRYLQSIFFIPIFVLIIGLVGYPLFRQVFHYDKATAYYASMPGGLSDMLIFGQEAGGNPRALSLIHATRVMGIIWVAPTLMAMIWQIDLHKPPGVPIHSIPGLELLLMPICGLLGWKIAERFRLFGASILGPMILTAIFSLSGLIHTRPPAEIMWCAQFFIGISVGVHFTGITLAELRRDIFAGVVYSLILATISGCFIITIINLGIASELNALLAFLAGGQAEMMMIAIITGADLTYVLTHHLTRLVLVMLGAPIIHRLLS, from the coding sequence ATGGCCTTACTCACGGCCTCCGTTGGTTCAGTTGCCTTCCTGTTATTGGGAATTCCTCTTCCACTTCTACTTGGCCCGATGGCGGGATGCCTGATCGCAGCACTCTGTCGGCAACCCATGGAGGATATGGGAGTGTTCAGCATTTTCATGCGTACCTTCCTTGGAGTTGCGATCGGATCTTCCATCACACCTGAAGTGCTGCATGAATTCCCTCGCTACCTACAGTCTATTTTCTTCATCCCAATCTTCGTACTCATAATTGGACTCGTGGGATACCCCCTTTTTCGTCAAGTATTTCATTACGATAAGGCCACAGCATATTACGCTTCTATGCCGGGAGGCTTGTCAGACATGCTGATTTTTGGTCAGGAAGCAGGGGGTAACCCAAGAGCACTCTCGTTGATTCACGCCACGCGTGTAATGGGAATCATTTGGGTAGCACCGACATTGATGGCGATGATTTGGCAGATTGATCTACACAAACCTCCTGGGGTTCCTATTCATTCCATTCCTGGTTTGGAGCTTCTGCTGATGCCAATTTGTGGGTTGTTGGGCTGGAAAATAGCGGAGCGTTTTCGGCTTTTTGGCGCATCCATACTTGGTCCAATGATTTTGACAGCAATCTTCTCATTATCAGGTCTGATTCATACCCGGCCACCAGCAGAAATCATGTGGTGTGCACAGTTTTTCATTGGAATTTCGGTAGGAGTTCATTTCACAGGGATTACCCTGGCAGAATTACGGAGAGATATATTTGCTGGAGTCGTCTACAGCTTGATCTTGGCCACTATTAGTGGCTGTTTTATCATTACGATCATCAACCTAGGAATCGCATCAGAATTGAATGCTCTCTTGGCTTTTCTGGCAGGAGGACAGGCAGAAATGATGATGATCGCTATTATTACAGGAGCGGATTTAACCTACGTACTGACGCACCACTTGACTCGCTTGGTATTGGTGATGTTGGGGGCACCCATCATTCACCGGCTTTTGTCATGA